In Nocardioides cavernae, a single genomic region encodes these proteins:
- a CDS encoding electron transfer flavoprotein subunit beta/FixA family protein — MSVSPLVCVKRVVDATSEVVLTEDAQGVDGRYAGFTTSAHEECAVELAVRIAADGGAATVMTLGDDDAVEQLRAALAVGCAAATHVVADPQAFGPADVAREIAAVVRDHEAAGTPHELVLLGNDAADTGDFQVGIRLAYELGWPVVNGVNTVTVADGEVTATGSGPDGHETFRLPLPAVVTVLEGGVEPRYPSVPGRMKAKKAPIEERRPTADPVGPSRVRLVLPPPSPSTVQVLGEGPASAPAVVDLFEQLGVLAR; from the coding sequence ATGAGTGTCAGCCCGCTGGTCTGCGTCAAGCGCGTCGTCGACGCGACGAGCGAGGTCGTCCTCACCGAGGACGCCCAGGGGGTCGACGGGCGCTACGCCGGCTTCACGACGAGCGCGCACGAGGAGTGCGCGGTCGAGCTCGCGGTCCGCATCGCCGCCGACGGCGGCGCCGCGACCGTCATGACGCTCGGGGACGACGACGCCGTGGAGCAGCTCCGGGCGGCGCTCGCCGTCGGCTGTGCCGCGGCCACCCACGTGGTGGCCGACCCGCAGGCGTTCGGCCCGGCCGACGTCGCCCGCGAGATCGCCGCGGTCGTCCGCGACCACGAGGCGGCGGGCACGCCCCACGAGCTGGTGCTGCTCGGCAACGACGCGGCCGACACCGGTGACTTCCAGGTCGGCATCCGCCTCGCCTACGAGCTCGGCTGGCCCGTCGTCAACGGCGTCAACACCGTCACGGTCGCGGACGGCGAGGTCACGGCGACCGGCTCCGGGCCCGACGGCCACGAGACCTTCCGCCTGCCCCTGCCTGCCGTGGTCACGGTCCTCGAGGGCGGGGTCGAGCCCCGCTACCCGAGCGTCCCGGGCCGGATGAAGGCCAAGAAGGCGCCGATCGAGGAGCGTCGGCCGACGGCCGACCCGGTCGGACCGTCCCGCGTCCGGCTGGTGCTGCCTCCTCCCTCCCCGTCCACCGTGCAGGTCCTGGGCGAGGGCCCGGCGAGCGCACCCGCGGTCGTCGACCTCTTCGAGCAGCTGGGGGTGCTCGCGCGATGA
- a CDS encoding BCCT family transporter, whose protein sequence is MALKEPVDHSLVPPHREGRDLSLDKVTFGVAAALAIAFLVWGVVDSEGMGTTTGELLGWLETTFGWLFILVSASFLLFSGYLAVTRYGNIRLGPDDSEPEFSTFSWVSMMFATGMGIGLMFWGVAEPLTYLTATDASSIPPGRGDPSTPDSARVAMEYAFFHWGFHPWAMYAVIGLAIGYFAYRKGTGNLVSGAFGPLLGRRATEGPGKAIDIIAIFATLFGSATSLGLGALQITGGLDDVFSTGESKWLTVVVIAVLTTCFVLSAVTGIEKGVQFLSNANAIAALLLVFFLFVVGPTVFILSTFTESLGGYLTHLPTMAFRTGAFGGSEFLDTWTIFYWAWWISWTPFVGMFIARISKGRTIRQFVVYVILVPSLVSFVWFSILAGSAFDLQLSGAKDLGAVLANEGTESALFATLREYPLSSITVVLAVFLVAIFFITGADSASIVMGMLSQHGEEHPMRWLVIFWGVAQGAVAGVLLFSGGLGALQTLVIIVAGPFMLVICAMCVSLMKALREEPYESTLPSRVRKAVLHAQKYDSVENHSVALAALGADPEEVTSTPEEDAKA, encoded by the coding sequence ATGGCTCTCAAGGAACCCGTCGATCACTCCCTGGTCCCACCGCACAGGGAGGGCCGCGACCTCTCCCTCGACAAGGTGACGTTCGGTGTCGCGGCCGCGCTCGCCATCGCCTTCCTCGTCTGGGGGGTCGTCGACTCCGAGGGAATGGGCACGACCACCGGTGAGCTGCTCGGGTGGCTGGAGACGACGTTCGGCTGGCTGTTCATCCTGGTCAGTGCGTCGTTCCTGCTCTTCTCCGGCTACCTCGCGGTGACCCGCTACGGCAACATCCGGCTCGGCCCCGACGACTCCGAGCCCGAGTTCTCGACGTTCTCCTGGGTCTCGATGATGTTCGCGACGGGGATGGGCATCGGCCTGATGTTCTGGGGCGTCGCCGAGCCGCTGACCTACCTCACCGCGACCGACGCCTCGAGCATCCCGCCGGGCCGGGGCGACCCGTCGACCCCTGACAGCGCCCGCGTCGCGATGGAGTACGCCTTCTTCCACTGGGGCTTCCACCCGTGGGCCATGTACGCCGTGATCGGTCTCGCGATCGGCTACTTCGCCTACCGCAAGGGCACCGGCAACCTGGTCTCGGGCGCGTTCGGCCCCCTTCTGGGACGCCGCGCGACGGAGGGGCCAGGCAAGGCGATCGACATCATCGCGATCTTCGCGACGCTCTTCGGCTCCGCCACCTCCCTGGGCCTGGGCGCGCTGCAGATCACCGGCGGCCTCGACGACGTGTTCTCCACCGGCGAGTCCAAGTGGCTCACCGTGGTGGTGATCGCCGTCCTGACCACCTGCTTCGTGCTCTCCGCCGTGACCGGCATCGAGAAGGGCGTGCAGTTCCTCTCCAACGCCAACGCCATCGCGGCCCTGCTCCTGGTCTTCTTCCTCTTCGTCGTCGGCCCGACGGTCTTCATCCTGAGCACCTTCACCGAGTCACTGGGCGGCTACCTGACGCACCTGCCGACGATGGCGTTCCGCACCGGTGCCTTCGGCGGCAGTGAGTTCCTCGACACCTGGACGATCTTCTACTGGGCGTGGTGGATCTCCTGGACGCCCTTCGTCGGGATGTTCATCGCCCGCATCTCCAAGGGGCGCACCATCCGGCAGTTCGTCGTCTACGTGATCCTGGTGCCGAGCCTGGTGTCGTTCGTCTGGTTCTCGATCCTGGCCGGCTCGGCGTTCGACCTGCAGCTCTCCGGCGCCAAGGACCTGGGCGCCGTGCTCGCGAACGAGGGCACCGAGAGCGCCCTGTTCGCCACGCTGCGCGAGTACCCGCTGTCGAGCATCACGGTCGTGCTGGCAGTGTTCCTCGTCGCGATCTTCTTCATCACCGGCGCCGACTCGGCCTCGATCGTCATGGGGATGCTGAGCCAGCACGGCGAGGAGCACCCGATGCGCTGGCTGGTGATCTTCTGGGGCGTCGCCCAGGGGGCGGTGGCCGGGGTGCTGCTGTTCTCCGGCGGGCTCGGGGCGCTGCAGACACTGGTGATCATCGTGGCCGGGCCGTTCATGCTGGTCATCTGCGCCATGTGCGTGTCCCTGATGAAGGCGCTGCGTGAGGAGCCGTACGAGTCGACGCTCCCCTCGCGGGTGCGGAAGGCCGTGCTGCACGCCCAGAAGTACGACTCGGTGGAGAACCACTCGGTCGCCCTGGCCGCGCTCGGCGCGGACCCGGAGGAGGTCACCAGCACCCCCGAGGAGGACGCCAAGGCCTGA
- a CDS encoding GcvT family protein — protein sequence MADVPTTAGVVVIGAGIVGNSLVHHLTRLGWTDVVQIDKGALPNPGGSTGHASNFIFTVDHSREITDLTLDSVAQYQEMGVFTQSGGFEIARTEERMEELRRRMSSAKAWGIESELVSPAFVKEKVPFIEEDQFIGAFWTPGVGVVDSLRAGTIMRERALATGELTVVPTVEVTGLDTEEGPQGRRRITRVRTSGGDIEAKVVVIAAGVWSPKLGDMAGISIPLTPAVHQMISVGPCPQLTGTEGEISFPIVRDMDTFCYERQHGADMEVGSYAHRAILHEPEDIPSIEQAKLSPTEMPFTSDDFDPQLEQAYELMPELLGAEGAEMRYAINGLLSLTCDGNPILGESEVAGLWTAAAVWIKEGPGVGRAVAEWMTDGHSEIDLHHSDIARFHEHQKRREHTRLRTTESFIKTYGIVHPGEQYESDRDQRLSPMHDSQEKLGAVFFETAGWERPFWYETNASLLEAYGDAVMPRDHEWDSRWWSPIINAEHLRMREAAAVIDLSAFCIFDIEGPEALDVVQKTCVAQCDVAVGKVVYTPVLDAKGGFRSDLTVMRLGDEHYRVVTGGAHGMADRAWFSGHLPETGSTTLTDLTDAVSTIGIWGPRARDIVSSLTSDDVSDAGFGFLTCREIELAGTSVLASRISYVGELGWELYVPMEHAAGLWEALLEAGAPHGAVPAGIGVYGTTGRIEKGYRAYGAELDSERTIIEAGMQRPKVKAADFVGKEAYLAQREAAPSTVLCTLTVDDHTSASGTRRYMLGGEPILTRDGGTLTDGHGHHPYVTSAGSAPSLGKHVLLAYLPPDQAVIGNELAVSYMEELYPVTVGSVDATPLLDPSNERIR from the coding sequence ATGGCAGACGTCCCCACGACCGCAGGTGTCGTCGTGATCGGTGCCGGCATCGTCGGCAACAGCCTCGTGCACCACCTCACCCGGCTCGGGTGGACCGACGTCGTGCAGATCGACAAGGGCGCGCTGCCCAACCCGGGTGGGTCGACGGGCCACGCGTCCAACTTCATCTTCACCGTCGACCACTCCCGCGAGATCACCGACCTGACGCTCGACTCGGTCGCGCAGTACCAGGAGATGGGCGTCTTCACGCAGTCCGGCGGCTTCGAGATCGCGCGCACCGAGGAGCGCATGGAGGAGCTGCGGCGCCGCATGTCGAGCGCCAAGGCATGGGGGATCGAGTCCGAGCTCGTCAGCCCGGCCTTCGTGAAGGAGAAGGTGCCCTTCATCGAGGAGGACCAGTTCATCGGCGCGTTCTGGACGCCCGGGGTGGGCGTCGTCGACTCGCTGCGCGCCGGCACCATCATGCGCGAGCGCGCCCTGGCCACGGGCGAGCTCACCGTCGTACCCACGGTGGAGGTCACCGGCCTCGACACCGAGGAGGGGCCGCAGGGTCGCCGCCGGATCACCCGGGTGCGCACGTCGGGCGGCGACATCGAGGCGAAGGTCGTCGTCATCGCGGCCGGCGTGTGGAGCCCCAAGCTCGGCGACATGGCCGGCATCAGCATCCCGCTGACGCCCGCGGTGCACCAGATGATCAGCGTGGGGCCCTGCCCGCAGCTGACGGGGACGGAGGGGGAGATCTCCTTCCCGATCGTCCGCGACATGGACACCTTCTGCTACGAGCGCCAGCACGGCGCCGACATGGAGGTCGGCTCCTACGCCCACCGCGCGATCCTCCACGAGCCCGAGGACATCCCCTCGATCGAGCAGGCCAAGCTCTCGCCGACGGAGATGCCCTTCACCTCCGACGACTTCGACCCCCAGCTCGAGCAGGCCTACGAGCTGATGCCCGAGCTGCTCGGCGCCGAGGGCGCGGAGATGCGCTACGCCATCAACGGCCTGCTCTCGCTGACCTGCGACGGCAACCCGATCCTGGGGGAGAGCGAGGTCGCCGGGCTCTGGACGGCCGCGGCGGTCTGGATCAAGGAGGGCCCGGGCGTCGGCCGCGCGGTGGCCGAGTGGATGACCGACGGCCACTCCGAGATCGACCTGCACCACAGCGACATCGCGCGCTTCCACGAGCACCAGAAGCGCCGCGAGCACACCCGGCTGCGCACCACCGAGTCGTTCATCAAGACCTACGGCATCGTCCACCCGGGCGAGCAGTACGAGTCGGACCGCGACCAGCGCCTCTCCCCGATGCACGACTCGCAGGAGAAGCTCGGCGCCGTCTTCTTCGAGACCGCCGGGTGGGAGCGCCCGTTCTGGTACGAGACCAACGCGTCGCTGCTCGAGGCGTACGGCGACGCGGTGATGCCGCGCGATCACGAGTGGGACTCCCGCTGGTGGAGCCCGATCATCAACGCCGAGCACCTCCGCATGCGCGAGGCGGCCGCGGTGATCGACCTGTCGGCGTTCTGCATCTTCGACATCGAGGGCCCCGAGGCGCTCGACGTGGTGCAGAAGACCTGCGTCGCGCAGTGCGACGTCGCGGTCGGCAAGGTCGTCTACACGCCCGTCCTGGACGCGAAGGGCGGCTTCCGCTCCGACCTCACGGTGATGCGGCTGGGCGACGAGCACTACCGGGTCGTCACCGGCGGCGCGCACGGCATGGCCGACCGGGCCTGGTTCTCGGGACACCTGCCCGAGACTGGTTCCACGACACTGACCGACCTCACCGACGCCGTGTCCACCATCGGCATCTGGGGGCCGCGGGCACGCGACATCGTCTCCTCGCTGACGTCGGACGACGTCTCCGACGCCGGCTTCGGCTTCCTCACCTGCCGGGAGATCGAGCTCGCCGGCACGTCCGTCCTCGCCTCCCGCATCTCCTACGTCGGCGAGCTGGGCTGGGAGCTCTACGTCCCGATGGAGCACGCCGCCGGGCTGTGGGAAGCGCTGCTCGAGGCGGGCGCGCCGCACGGTGCGGTGCCCGCCGGCATCGGTGTCTACGGCACGACGGGCCGCATCGAGAAGGGCTACCGGGCCTACGGCGCCGAGCTCGACAGCGAGCGCACCATCATCGAGGCCGGCATGCAGCGGCCCAAGGTCAAGGCGGCCGACTTCGTGGGCAAGGAGGCCTACCTCGCGCAGCGGGAGGCGGCTCCCAGCACCGTGCTGTGCACGCTGACGGTCGACGACCACACGTCCGCCTCCGGCACCCGCCGCTACATGCTCGGCGGGGAGCCGATCCTGACGCGCGACGGCGGCACGCTCACCGACGGCCACGGGCACCACCCCTACGTCACCAGCGCCGGGTCCGCGCCGTCCCTCGGCAAGCACGTGCTGCTCGCCTACCTGCCGCCCGACCAGGCCGTCATCGGCAACGAGCTCGCGGTCTCCTACATGGAGGAGCTCTACCCGGTCACCGTCGGCTCCGTCGACGCCACCCCGCTCCTCGACCCCTCCAACGAGCGCATCCGTTGA